One part of the Leptospira saintgironsiae genome encodes these proteins:
- a CDS encoding N-acetylmuramoyl-L-alanine amidase, with amino-acid sequence MIRKILFIPLVLIFSFSVSSQETTPKRTYNIVIDPGHGGLDLKPKEEHGDKYDPISNKYLEPYKAGAQTKSRRESEVVLALAKEVKEILDLTKTPEGFETFRSYAKKFTNDTLPWIRIDSDLTREETAKEEGADLSSDPNAFYRLYDYPDKKSGKLKPGRISRINAARPYLVLSLHLNPSWKGHPGGMAAVLSPSYRTFYNLRKISEGKSSKSFEDGPWSEWMRFKMEWSRLENAVADAWIYFNGYWPNKSGKKTDLSNFEGYRQNMVTWKYADPSGWVDKAVLDGPGPYAKKHSEYSAKGKFWDRERAEPELWRREDGAEGFGGDNHYAATELMRFLQYGLRTLPNSEEELSNPGPINKPYISTYSLPTFINAISAYLEIGYIDKEKDMKILTQRRKDTAISLAVGVYSLFHGIKIKSADLPYVPKGKKIDWARYENLKEGNYFRVVRDD; translated from the coding sequence GTGATACGAAAAATTTTATTTATTCCTTTAGTCCTAATTTTTTCATTTTCTGTTTCTTCTCAAGAAACAACCCCGAAAAGAACCTATAATATAGTTATAGATCCTGGCCATGGCGGTTTGGACCTAAAACCTAAAGAGGAACACGGAGATAAATACGATCCAATCTCTAACAAATATCTGGAACCTTATAAGGCAGGCGCTCAAACAAAATCCAGAAGAGAAAGTGAAGTAGTACTCGCTCTTGCAAAAGAAGTAAAAGAAATTTTGGACCTTACCAAAACTCCGGAAGGATTCGAAACATTTAGATCTTATGCAAAAAAATTTACGAATGATACTCTTCCTTGGATCAGAATCGATTCGGATCTAACTAGAGAAGAAACAGCAAAAGAAGAAGGAGCCGATCTTTCTTCTGACCCGAATGCTTTTTATAGATTGTATGATTATCCGGATAAAAAATCAGGAAAACTTAAACCCGGAAGAATTTCCAGGATCAACGCAGCTCGACCTTATTTAGTTTTATCTTTGCATTTGAATCCAAGTTGGAAAGGACATCCAGGTGGAATGGCAGCAGTTCTTTCTCCTTCTTATAGAACATTCTATAATTTACGAAAAATATCCGAAGGAAAATCTTCTAAGTCTTTTGAAGACGGGCCTTGGAGCGAGTGGATGCGTTTCAAGATGGAATGGTCCCGCTTAGAAAATGCAGTAGCGGATGCTTGGATCTATTTTAATGGTTACTGGCCGAACAAATCCGGTAAAAAGACTGACCTTTCTAATTTTGAAGGATATCGCCAAAATATGGTGACATGGAAATATGCTGATCCTTCCGGCTGGGTCGATAAAGCGGTGTTAGATGGTCCAGGGCCATATGCCAAAAAACATTCAGAATACTCCGCGAAAGGAAAATTCTGGGATAGAGAAAGAGCAGAGCCTGAACTTTGGAGAAGAGAAGATGGTGCAGAAGGGTTCGGAGGAGACAATCATTACGCTGCAACGGAACTCATGAGATTTTTGCAATATGGCCTTAGGACTTTGCCTAATTCAGAAGAAGAACTGTCCAATCCTGGTCCAATTAATAAGCCGTATATCTCCACTTATAGTCTTCCTACATTTATCAATGCAATCTCAGCATATTTAGAAATTGGTTATATTGATAAGGAGAAGGATATGAAAATCCTGACCCAAAGAAGAAAGGACACTGCAATTAGTTTAGCGGTCGGGGTTTATTCCTTATTTCACGGCATCAAAATTAAATCTGCTGATTTACCTTATGTTCCTAAAGGGAAAAAAATCGATTGGGCACGTTATGAAAACTTGAAGGAAGGAAATTACTTCAGAGTAGTAAGAGATGATTGA
- a CDS encoding transposase: MIDSESSFRNGQNSETFETSSFLRKVLGSEVLPLVPRNSKLFIPHHSHTTKTYKLKSRTAKDRFNSRFPNLNLTYYTDLTRNLISKCYPKNCPTCKIPLTKGISTRENVLRCSKCNCQVSLTKDTPLEHLKIPLWTFSYIFLEAIQRSPLGLSASEIQRRLGVSKSTATLLKRRLQIFLSDLIPSIKREMVKDLKKAWKGRNLPESGDLKPFIEGKPVVHMDTLALFSASQRANGFRKRYKHKGQTASIYLTDAVALEKGKYQIGTLVHTIAIKGGPVILSSVPDQKQKTLMPLMDFIPEDSPIFSDEGMPWMERYNKNFRSINHSARANDSKRNVWARNRWSKDSINNQVAEGIQRSVKYSFLASYSYINPKYSTLYLNEYSALKGLKVYGLDRLLGRKSGLLGNVGNG; the protein is encoded by the coding sequence ATGATTGATTCTGAGTCTTCTTTCCGCAACGGGCAGAACTCAGAGACATTCGAAACCTCCTCCTTCCTTCGGAAAGTCCTCGGCTCCGAAGTTCTGCCCCTTGTTCCAAGAAACTCAAAATTATTCATCCCTCACCACTCTCATACTACTAAAACCTACAAACTAAAATCACGTACTGCTAAAGATCGTTTTAATTCTCGTTTTCCTAATTTAAATCTTACTTATTACACTGATCTTACTAGAAACCTAATATCTAAATGTTATCCTAAGAACTGTCCTACTTGTAAAATACCTCTTACTAAAGGTATATCTACTAGAGAGAATGTTCTTCGATGCTCCAAATGTAACTGTCAGGTATCTCTAACTAAAGATACTCCACTAGAGCATCTCAAAATACCTTTATGGACCTTCTCATATATCTTTCTAGAAGCGATACAAAGGTCACCATTAGGATTATCTGCTTCTGAGATACAGAGAAGGTTAGGTGTATCTAAATCAACCGCTACTCTTCTTAAAAGACGATTACAGATATTCTTAAGTGATCTCATTCCTTCTATTAAAAGAGAAATGGTAAAGGATCTTAAGAAGGCTTGGAAAGGTAGAAATTTGCCAGAATCAGGCGATTTGAAGCCATTTATAGAAGGTAAACCAGTAGTTCATATGGATACTTTGGCTTTATTCTCTGCTTCTCAAAGAGCTAATGGATTTCGTAAAAGATATAAGCATAAAGGTCAAACAGCATCAATATATCTTACTGATGCAGTAGCTTTAGAGAAAGGTAAATATCAGATAGGGACTTTAGTTCACACTATTGCGATCAAAGGTGGACCTGTAATACTTTCATCTGTTCCTGATCAGAAACAGAAAACTCTAATGCCTTTAATGGATTTTATTCCAGAAGATTCTCCTATATTTAGTGATGAAGGAATGCCTTGGATGGAGAGATATAATAAAAACTTTCGAAGTATAAACCATAGTGCTCGTGCAAATGATTCTAAAAGAAACGTTTGGGCTAGAAATAGATGGAGTAAAGATTCTATTAATAACCAAGTAGCAGAAGGAATCCAAAGATCTGTTAAATACTCTTTCTTAGCTTCTTACTCTTATATTAATCCTAAGTATAGTACTCTTTATTTGAATGAGTATTCTGCTCTTAAAGGTTTAAAAGTCTATGGGTTAGATAGACTATTAGGTAGAAAGAGTGGCTTATTGGGGAATGTAGGGAATGGGTGA
- a CDS encoding NADase-type glycan-binding domain-containing protein, with protein sequence MAKQIKIFLLFLSIIYVGEILPQAYDGTPCQNASNPTLLQQITNNKLPDMYIGDSVQQRNRDNYNGYDRYHTKNWASSILMPKTPLPKVPKEMDFDNEIQFVNRVNLSCLYSPYSLMDKDVSTAWSEGVEGDGIGEVVLAYVDVRRPIKIWTGFGKSAALFIANNRPKEIRVHVLESGYYSVGQSNFVLGQFRKLGVHSVILLDLNGYQKLEIPTYKLKGAPSPNKDSKERLYHSVIAIEILSVYKGDKYSDTLITEVLNE encoded by the coding sequence ATGGCTAAACAAATTAAAATCTTCTTACTTTTTCTTTCTATCATTTACGTTGGAGAGATTCTTCCGCAAGCTTACGATGGTACACCTTGCCAGAATGCTTCTAATCCTACTTTGTTGCAGCAAATCACAAATAATAAACTGCCTGATATGTATATTGGAGATTCTGTCCAACAAAGAAATCGGGATAATTATAATGGGTATGATAGATATCATACGAAGAATTGGGCAAGTTCGATCTTGATGCCTAAAACTCCGTTGCCGAAGGTTCCAAAAGAAATGGATTTCGACAATGAGATTCAATTTGTAAATCGTGTAAACCTATCCTGTCTATATTCTCCATACTCCCTTATGGACAAAGATGTTTCTACTGCCTGGTCTGAGGGGGTTGAGGGGGATGGTATTGGAGAAGTTGTCTTAGCATACGTAGATGTTCGCCGACCAATTAAGATTTGGACTGGTTTTGGAAAGTCCGCAGCCCTGTTTATAGCAAATAATCGACCTAAAGAAATTCGGGTTCACGTTTTGGAATCTGGTTATTATAGCGTAGGTCAAAGTAATTTTGTTTTAGGACAATTTAGAAAGCTTGGAGTCCATTCCGTTATCCTACTAGATTTAAATGGTTATCAGAAGTTAGAAATACCGACTTACAAATTAAAAGGTGCTCCTAGTCCAAATAAGGATTCAAAAGAACGGTTATATCACTCAGTCATAGCCATTGAAATTTTGAGTGTTTATAAAGGGGATAAATACTCAGATACTCTAATTACTGAAGTTTTGAATGAATGA
- a CDS encoding SH3 domain-containing protein, which yields MRSNLFKISSMLSLCITLNLWGCAKKLDFTPQYVYAVSGDKVNLRANPGRNQPIVEVLNNGQGLEILDTSKNITKEQYPNFGTLIPIYWYKVKTESGNVGFMSSQYVNLLLGHKRETGLIGIFEQIEKGKLKATVLSILQDGVVREPASHDIVQSKTISRVPKKLSIDHGIVLSSDQKSIGEIRNVKFAEDYTEKQEEGCWDGYYFSGIYNGIKPTPSSLILIGLNGISESSVDFKYFTDRTIIKTIENASLSMIKKKSPDDFKGGNFLCVSGDKCIYKSVKNNGNEYIIATQTIEYPDKSGHSQVFRIDKILSDKIENIYYHDSIGGKRDVPDRETVFAITDLDHNGILEIFTVTHGYEWWFYKIYSLEKDRVIPVFNGAGGGC from the coding sequence ATGAGAAGTAATCTATTTAAAATTAGTAGTATGTTATCTTTATGTATAACGTTAAATTTATGGGGATGCGCTAAGAAGCTTGATTTTACCCCTCAGTATGTCTATGCAGTCTCCGGCGACAAAGTAAATCTCAGAGCCAATCCGGGACGAAACCAGCCTATCGTAGAGGTTTTGAATAATGGACAAGGTCTTGAGATTCTTGATACCTCAAAGAATATTACGAAAGAACAATATCCTAATTTTGGTACTTTGATACCAATTTATTGGTACAAGGTAAAGACTGAATCTGGAAATGTCGGGTTCATGTCTAGTCAATACGTTAATCTACTTCTTGGTCATAAGAGGGAAACAGGTCTAATTGGTATTTTTGAACAAATTGAAAAAGGAAAACTAAAGGCTACCGTTTTATCGATTCTACAGGATGGGGTGGTAAGAGAACCAGCTTCCCATGACATTGTCCAATCAAAGACTATCAGTAGAGTCCCAAAGAAACTATCTATTGATCATGGAATAGTTCTTTCCTCTGACCAAAAAAGTATAGGTGAAATAAGGAACGTTAAATTTGCCGAGGACTATACTGAAAAGCAGGAAGAGGGATGTTGGGACGGATATTATTTTTCAGGAATCTATAATGGGATAAAACCTACCCCGAGCAGTTTAATTCTTATCGGATTAAATGGAATTTCAGAATCTTCGGTAGATTTTAAGTATTTCACTGATCGGACTATAATTAAAACTATTGAGAATGCTTCTTTGTCAATGATTAAGAAGAAGAGTCCGGACGATTTCAAAGGAGGAAACTTTCTTTGTGTTTCAGGGGATAAGTGTATTTATAAATCAGTTAAAAATAATGGAAATGAATATATTATCGCTACTCAGACAATCGAGTATCCAGATAAAAGCGGTCATTCTCAGGTATTTCGTATAGATAAAATTTTGTCGGATAAAATTGAGAATATTTATTACCATGACTCGATCGGAGGAAAGAGAGATGTCCCGGATCGTGAAACTGTATTTGCGATCACTGATTTAGATCATAACGGAATACTTGAAATATTTACAGTAACACATGGATACGAATGGTGGTTTTATAAAATCTATAGTTTAGAAAAGGATAGAGTAATTCCTGTATTTAACGGAGCAGGAGGGGGATGTTAG
- a CDS encoding SH3 domain-containing protein gives MRILKHLLKSIVFVSILGNIYCSEPKQLAIGEGFVLKDGVCLHETPSAKSKCLDSLSNGNRFEILNKGKFDKEKGEYSLWFEVRIDGKEGYINQNEEIFKSDIITIIHDSFSPLRYTGKQKLNLVSVPSIKGDVIEVLPENTEIDIIGGSLFKYEIEGKIASWGKIKTRSGKIGYVFLGFTVGSNYKPYDFDENRDEVESYSGLYIPNAAHPVFWIDPGVEKGTDEKCEKLNLKGESSDRLKYFKVTSLTTHMNIRYFQIEKDFYTYYWDHREKRGCISAWVSEKDGIYSEYDLFSWSSAKYGSKYDLRLINLLSSEFMTPLQDVSSLKITELPRKNTKSPNLFKVTYNIYDEGYDKEKVHSALYSKKNGIFSLALPWMGARQELVDINNDGIDEWVVTNANYVLYYAFDGSIFNKVLEWNKENACDITINERDQVAIEEDEENKNIKCNIYLSQNNLNIKAGKEKIAYKLIDGKLISGSGSE, from the coding sequence TTGAGAATCTTAAAACATCTACTTAAATCCATTGTTTTTGTTTCAATATTAGGAAACATTTATTGTTCCGAACCTAAGCAATTGGCAATTGGTGAAGGCTTCGTTCTTAAAGACGGCGTTTGTCTTCATGAAACCCCATCAGCTAAAAGTAAATGTCTTGATTCTTTATCCAATGGTAACCGATTTGAGATTCTTAATAAAGGTAAATTTGATAAAGAGAAAGGCGAATACTCACTTTGGTTTGAAGTAAGAATTGATGGTAAAGAAGGTTACATTAATCAAAATGAAGAAATATTTAAATCAGATATTATAACAATCATTCATGATTCATTTTCGCCTTTGCGATATACCGGAAAGCAAAAGTTGAATTTGGTTTCTGTTCCTTCAATTAAAGGAGACGTGATTGAAGTATTGCCGGAAAATACAGAAATTGATATAATCGGTGGATCTCTATTTAAGTATGAGATCGAAGGGAAAATTGCTTCTTGGGGGAAGATCAAAACTCGTTCTGGAAAAATTGGATACGTATTTCTTGGTTTTACAGTAGGGTCCAATTACAAACCTTATGATTTCGATGAAAATAGAGATGAGGTCGAGTCTTATTCGGGTTTATACATTCCAAATGCTGCGCATCCAGTTTTCTGGATCGATCCGGGAGTGGAAAAAGGCACCGATGAAAAGTGTGAAAAGCTTAATCTTAAAGGTGAAAGTAGCGATAGATTAAAATACTTTAAAGTAACAAGTCTTACGACACATATGAATATTCGATACTTTCAAATCGAAAAAGATTTTTATACTTACTACTGGGACCATCGAGAAAAAAGGGGATGCATAAGTGCCTGGGTTTCGGAAAAAGATGGAATATACTCAGAATACGATTTATTCTCTTGGTCGAGCGCGAAATATGGAAGTAAGTATGATTTAAGACTAATCAATCTTCTTTCATCAGAGTTCATGACACCCCTTCAGGATGTATCATCACTTAAAATAACTGAATTGCCGAGAAAGAATACGAAAAGCCCTAATCTCTTTAAAGTTACTTATAATATTTACGATGAAGGTTACGATAAAGAAAAAGTACATTCAGCCTTATATTCAAAGAAAAACGGAATATTTTCCCTTGCTTTACCATGGATGGGTGCTCGTCAGGAGCTGGTGGATATTAATAATGATGGTATAGATGAATGGGTTGTTACAAATGCAAATTACGTATTGTATTATGCATTTGATGGGAGCATTTTTAATAAAGTTCTGGAATGGAATAAAGAGAACGCTTGTGATATAACTATTAATGAAAGAGATCAAGTTGCCATTGAGGAAGATGAAGAAAATAAGAATATTAAATGCAATATTTATTTATCTCAAAACAATCTCAATATAAAGGCGGGTAAAGAAAAAATTGCATACAAGTTAATCGATGGGAAATTGATTTCGGGCAGTGGTAGTGAATAA